In Oscillospiraceae bacterium, the DNA window CGAGCCGAGCCGCGTGGCCGTCAAGCCGATGCCGCTCAAAAGCGCTCGGAAAAATTCGACAATCGCCGCGAAGATACGTTCCAGCAGTGACGAAGAGTACCCGCTGAACTCGGGCCGCGTCAGGATCTCATCCAGGTGCTGGGCCACTTCGGGCAAACTCGGCGGGCTGGCTCCCATCATAGCGGCGTATGAGGCGGCTGCGGATACTCGGACGACAGCCCATGACTTCTCAAGTAGAGGTCGTAGCCCTCCCGGCGAATCCGGGCGTTCAGATACATGAGAGAGGACACGATGGGAACAAGCGGCGAGATCAAGGCGCCAAGCGGCGCGGACACGAGAGAATTCAGCCAAAGAGGCGTGCCCAGCAGCGTGGTGAGAAACATGACGCCCCCCGAGAGCATGGCCTGCACGAGGAAGACGATGAGATACGTCAGCGCCATGGTGCCGAGCATGCGCCAGAAGTTTTTGAAGGTGAGGGAGAAGGCCCGGCGCGCGGCCCGAAACCCGAAGGAACCCTCGTTCACAGCCGCGGGGAAGATGAGCAGCGTCCACATGAAGCCGCAGGTGAACAAGATGACGACGGCCGCCAGTATGATGGGCAGGCCGATGAAGACGCCGGCGAGGCCGCCCGACAGGGTCAAGGCGCTCATAAGCAGGGCGAAAAGAATCATCAAAAGAAAGAGGGGAATGATCACGACGAGTCCGGACAGGATACTGGAGAGCAGGAGAACGATTCCTGTCAGGAGAAACTGGCCGTAGTGGCTCCGAGCCCGGGCAAACCAGCCGCCCGCCGTGTCTTTCACGCCGTGGTAGTAGCCGGAGACCACATTGGTGATCCCGCCGGTGACCATGGGCGTGATGAGCAGCGACACGGCTATGTTTAAGAGAGAACCGGCGCGCATGGCGGAGCCCCAGCGGGTGAGCATCGAAAACATGTCGTCGTAATTGTCCATGTCGCCGCCGAGGATGTCGAGGTATTGGTTGAAAAAATTCGAGAGACCCGGCCCGGACAGCCCGCCCGGCAGGGCGGACAGGAGCACGAGGTTGACGAGTATCTGCGACAGCGCGCCAATGAGCAGCGCAAAGAGTGCGATGGCTCCGAAATTGCGGCGGTAGATGCGAAAACTGTGGTCGAGAATGGTGCCGACGCCCATGGGCTTGGGTTCAAACGGCAGGTCCATGACAAGCACCCCTTTCCAAAGCTGCGAGGGGTCGTCCCTCACGCGGGTCAAAATACAAGATGGGTTAAGAGGCGCCCCGTTATACTGACGTCAGGGTGAGCGCCGTGCGGTACATGGATTCCTGCAGGTCCCGCTTCATGGCCAGAGCCTCATCGATGTCGTGGTCGCACATCTCGCCGTTGCGGATGCACACCACCCGGTTGGAGCGCCCCTCCAGCAGCGTCTCGACGGCGTATACGCCCATGCGCGAGGCGGTCACGCGGTCGCGGGCGGTGGGGGAGCCGCCGCGCTGGATGTGCCCCAAGATGGTGATGCGCGGGTCCATGCCCGTCTCCTTTTTGATCCGGCTTCCGATGTCGGTGGCGCGCCCGACCCCCTCGGCCACGATGATGATGGAGTGGTTGCGGCCGTGGATGCGCGCGCTGCGCATCTTTTCAATGACGTCCGTTTCAAAATCCACTTCCTTTTCCGGGACCAAAATTGCGGTGGCGCCCACGGCGATGCCGACGTAGACGGCGAGGTGCCCGGCGTTGCGGCCCATGACTTCGACGACGGAGCACCGCTCGTGCGACTGCATCGTGTCCCGCAGTTTGTCGATGCAGGAGAGCGCCGTGTTGCAGGCCGTGTCGAAGCCGATGGAGTAGTGGGTGCTGCCGATGTCGTTGTCGATGGTGCCGGGGATCCCGATGGTGGGGACCCCGTGGGCCGCCAGCGCCAGCGCGCCGCGGAAGGTGCCGTCGCCGCCGATGGCGACGAGGCCGTCGAGGCCGAGGTAACGGCAGGAGTCCACGCCCTTCTGCAGGCCCGCCTCCGTCATGAATTCCGGGCAGCGGGCCGTGTAGAGGATCGTGCCCCCGCGGGTGACGATGCCGGCGACGTTTTGCGGCCCCAGTTCAGTGACGTCCCCGTTGATGAGTCCGTTGTAACCGCGGCGGATGCCGAGGCACTGGATGTCGTGCGCCGC includes these proteins:
- the pfkA gene encoding 6-phosphofructokinase → MDKKMARIGVLTSGGDAPGMNAAIRAVARTAAAHDIQCLGIRRGYNGLINGDVTELGPQNVAGIVTRGGTILYTARCPEFMTEAGLQKGVDSCRYLGLDGLVAIGGDGTFRGALALAAHGVPTIGIPGTIDNDIGSTHYSIGFDTACNTALSCIDKLRDTMQSHERCSVVEVMGRNAGHLAVYVGIAVGATAILVPEKEVDFETDVIEKMRSARIHGRNHSIIIVAEGVGRATDIGSRIKKETGMDPRITILGHIQRGGSPTARDRVTASRMGVYAVETLLEGRSNRVVCIRNGEMCDHDIDEALAMKRDLQESMYRTALTLTSV